From a region of the Drosophila virilis strain 15010-1051.87 chromosome 3, Dvir_AGI_RSII-ME, whole genome shotgun sequence genome:
- the Awh gene encoding LIM/homeobox protein Awh isoform X7, giving the protein MCMCPLDRQQSCFIRERQVYCKADYSKNFGAKCSKCCRGISASDWVRRARDLVFHLACFACDQCGRQLSTGEQFALMDDRVLCKAHYLETVEGGTTSSDDGCDGDGYHKSKTKRVRTTFTEEQLQVLQANFQIDSNPDGQDLERIASVTGLSKRVTQVWFQNSRARQKKHIHAGKNKIREPEGSSFARHINLQLTYSFQNNPQNPMHMNGTKGALYPAHESSMDELSQDSSVHCMPSEV; this is encoded by the exons atgtgcatgtgcccGCTGGACCGGCAACAGTCGTGCTTCATCAGGGAACGCCAGGTCTACTGCAAGGCCGATTACAGCAA aAATTTCGGCGCCAAGTGCTCGAAATGCTGTCGCGGCATCTCCGCCTCCGACTGGGTGCGACGAGCGCGCGATTTGGTTTTCCATTTGGCGTGCTTTGCCTGCGATCAGTGTGGACGCCAGTTGTCCACCGGCGAACAGTTTGCGCTCATGGATGACCGTGTGCTCTGCAAGGCTCATTATCTTGAAACGGTCGAGGGTGGCACCACATCAAGTGACG ATGGCTGTGATGGTGATGGTTATCACAAGAGTAAAACGAAACGTGTGCGCACCACCTTCACCGAGGAGCAATTGCAAGTGCTGCAGGCCAACTTTCAGATTGACAGTAATCCGGATGGCCAGGATTTGGAGCGCATCGCCTCAGTAACTGGTCTGAGCAAGCGTGTGACGCAAGTTTGGTTTCAGAATTCGCGTGCGCGTCAGAAAAAACACATACATGCTGGTAAGAATAAAA TACGCGAACCGGAAGGAAGCTCATTTGCGCGTCATATTAACCTGCAGTTAACGTACTCGTTTCAGAATAACCCACAGAATCCCATGCATATGAATGGCACCAAAGGGGCTCTATATCCAGCGCATG AATCCTCCATGGATGAATTGTCGCAGGACTCGAGCGTTCACTGTATGCCCAGCGAGGTGTGA
- the Awh gene encoding LIM/homeobox protein Awh isoform X4, whose product MKTELRSCAACGEPISDRFFLEVGGCSWHAHCLRCCMCMCPLDRQQSCFIRERQVYCKADYSKNFGAKCSKCCRGISASDWVRRARDLVFHLACFACDQCGRQLSTGEQFALMDDRVLCKAHYLETVEGGTTSSDDGCDGDGYHKSKTKRVRTTFTEEQLQVLQANFQIDSNPDGQDLERIASVTGLSKRVTQVWFQNSRARQKKHIHAGKNKIREPEGSSFARHINLQLTYSFQNNPQNPMHMNGTKGALYPAHESSMDELSQDSSVHCMPSEV is encoded by the exons ACTGAGCTGCGTTCCTGCGCAGCGTGCGGCGAACCAATCTCGGATCGATTTTTTCTCGAGGTTGGCGGCTGCTCGTGGCACGCCCATTGCCTCAGAtgttgcatgtgcatgtgcccGCTGGACCGGCAACAGTCGTGCTTCATCAGGGAACGCCAGGTCTACTGCAAGGCCGATTACAGCAA aAATTTCGGCGCCAAGTGCTCGAAATGCTGTCGCGGCATCTCCGCCTCCGACTGGGTGCGACGAGCGCGCGATTTGGTTTTCCATTTGGCGTGCTTTGCCTGCGATCAGTGTGGACGCCAGTTGTCCACCGGCGAACAGTTTGCGCTCATGGATGACCGTGTGCTCTGCAAGGCTCATTATCTTGAAACGGTCGAGGGTGGCACCACATCAAGTGACG ATGGCTGTGATGGTGATGGTTATCACAAGAGTAAAACGAAACGTGTGCGCACCACCTTCACCGAGGAGCAATTGCAAGTGCTGCAGGCCAACTTTCAGATTGACAGTAATCCGGATGGCCAGGATTTGGAGCGCATCGCCTCAGTAACTGGTCTGAGCAAGCGTGTGACGCAAGTTTGGTTTCAGAATTCGCGTGCGCGTCAGAAAAAACACATACATGCTGGTAAGAATAAAA TACGCGAACCGGAAGGAAGCTCATTTGCGCGTCATATTAACCTGCAGTTAACGTACTCGTTTCAGAATAACCCACAGAATCCCATGCATATGAATGGCACCAAAGGGGCTCTATATCCAGCGCATG AATCCTCCATGGATGAATTGTCGCAGGACTCGAGCGTTCACTGTATGCCCAGCGAGGTGTGA